The following are from one region of the Sandaracinus amylolyticus genome:
- a CDS encoding efflux RND transporter periplasmic adaptor subunit, with amino-acid sequence MTIRTTTITLALIALALSGCSTSEPAAAQEAEPTAAIPVRLAAIDRTPAREPLELPGLVMPRDTFDLGFPGGGVILDVLVDAGDEVHRGQVLARLDATAARATVMQARESLTRAERDLGRARTLSESGSLPSATYEDAQTGAEVARANVAAAGFALRYSTLRAPDDGWVDARLVDAREVIGPGQPVLRIASRARGWVLRVAVPDRSVARLHEGDVATITLDAMPERAIDARIVEIARLPSMGSGTYDVEIAFDAPTELTMRTGLVGRASIPIGETFTASVPLSALVDGHDHDAAVLVVDAGRARRIPVRIAFLRGDHAVLASPLDEIDAVIGIGADRLDPGAHVEPVTEE; translated from the coding sequence ATGACGATTCGAACGACCACCATCACGCTCGCGCTGATCGCGCTCGCGCTCTCCGGATGCAGCACGTCCGAGCCCGCCGCGGCGCAGGAGGCCGAGCCCACGGCCGCGATCCCGGTGCGCCTCGCGGCGATCGATCGGACGCCGGCGCGCGAGCCGCTCGAGCTGCCCGGCCTCGTGATGCCGCGCGACACGTTCGACCTCGGGTTCCCGGGCGGCGGCGTGATCCTCGACGTGCTCGTCGACGCGGGCGACGAGGTGCACCGCGGGCAGGTCCTCGCGCGCCTCGACGCGACGGCCGCGCGCGCGACGGTGATGCAGGCACGCGAGAGCCTGACGCGCGCCGAGCGTGACCTCGGCCGCGCGCGAACGCTGAGCGAGAGCGGCTCGCTCCCCTCCGCGACCTACGAGGACGCGCAGACCGGTGCCGAGGTCGCGCGCGCGAACGTCGCCGCCGCGGGGTTCGCGCTGCGCTACTCGACGCTGCGCGCGCCCGACGACGGCTGGGTCGACGCCCGCCTCGTCGATGCGCGCGAGGTGATCGGCCCCGGCCAGCCGGTGCTGCGGATCGCGAGCCGCGCGCGCGGGTGGGTGCTGCGCGTCGCGGTGCCGGATCGCTCGGTGGCACGCCTCCACGAGGGCGATGTCGCGACGATCACGCTCGACGCGATGCCCGAGCGCGCGATCGACGCGCGCATCGTCGAGATCGCGCGACTGCCCTCGATGGGCAGCGGCACCTACGACGTCGAGATCGCGTTCGACGCGCCCACCGAGCTCACGATGCGCACCGGCCTCGTCGGGCGTGCGTCGATCCCGATCGGCGAGACCTTCACCGCGAGCGTGCCGCTCTCCGCGCTGGTCGACGGCCACGATCACGATGCCGCGGTGCTCGTCGTCGACGCCGGGCGCGCGCGCCGCATCCCGGTGCGCATCGCGTTCCTGCGCGGCGATCACGCGGTGCTCGCGAGCCCGCTCGACGAGATCGACGCGGTGATCGGCATCGGCGCGGATCGCCTCGACCCGGGCGCGCACGTCGAGCCGGTCACGGAGGAGTGA
- a CDS encoding TolC family protein: protein MSPTIRSVSLLALGAMLATTTSAHAQDDDVLAAELAVPGGLRAQDVVRAVVESSFDRRARLAEIEAARADVDRAWLALVPRVGLSASYMRLSEIEAPTLGFVAAPVDQTQGGVIEPGTPLVSVPISFPVLLDQTQVRAQLVVPVSDYFLRVLPGRDAAEHVVHAGEATLEATEARLALEAEQLYWGWARARLGLVVARTGLATAEAHRDDARRVFEAGLATGADVSRAEAQVAAMHELVATTEHLRDALADRLRTVMHVSTIPDAIGDTLPDEPAIHASIDDAVAGALERRSELRAIGAQVEALEAQRIVQDAALIPRLDLIGEVLLANPNPRFVPAQERFETTWAVGAQVSWQLADALSADPSRRALESRIAAARASRESVEEGVRAEIVDADRQRRDAVSAMTSRHAQVDAAERALRQASEVFRAGRGTGLPVIDAQTLLVRARLDLLNARIDLAVADARWRRAIEEGAREGRGR from the coding sequence ATGTCGCCAACGATTCGCTCCGTCTCGCTGCTCGCGCTGGGCGCGATGCTCGCGACGACCACCTCCGCGCACGCGCAGGACGACGACGTGCTCGCAGCCGAGCTCGCGGTGCCCGGAGGCCTTCGCGCCCAGGACGTGGTGCGCGCCGTCGTCGAGAGCAGCTTCGATCGCCGCGCGCGCCTCGCCGAGATCGAGGCCGCGCGCGCCGACGTCGATCGTGCGTGGCTCGCGCTGGTGCCGCGCGTCGGCCTCAGCGCGAGCTACATGCGCCTCTCGGAGATCGAGGCGCCGACGCTCGGGTTCGTCGCGGCGCCGGTCGATCAGACGCAGGGTGGTGTGATCGAGCCGGGCACGCCCCTCGTGAGCGTGCCGATCTCGTTCCCGGTGCTGCTCGATCAGACGCAGGTCCGCGCGCAGCTCGTGGTGCCGGTGAGCGATTACTTCCTGCGCGTGCTGCCCGGTCGCGACGCGGCCGAGCACGTGGTGCACGCGGGCGAGGCGACGCTCGAGGCCACCGAGGCGCGGCTCGCGCTCGAGGCCGAGCAGCTCTACTGGGGCTGGGCGCGCGCGCGGCTCGGCCTCGTGGTCGCGCGCACCGGGCTCGCCACCGCGGAGGCCCATCGCGACGACGCGCGCCGCGTGTTCGAGGCGGGCCTCGCGACCGGCGCCGACGTGTCGCGCGCCGAGGCGCAGGTCGCGGCGATGCACGAGCTCGTCGCGACCACCGAGCACCTGCGCGACGCGCTCGCGGATCGACTCCGCACCGTGATGCACGTGAGCACGATCCCCGACGCCATCGGCGACACGCTCCCCGACGAGCCCGCGATCCACGCGTCGATCGACGATGCGGTCGCAGGCGCGCTCGAGCGTCGCTCCGAGCTGCGCGCGATCGGCGCGCAGGTCGAGGCGCTCGAGGCCCAGCGCATCGTGCAGGACGCGGCGCTGATCCCGCGGCTCGATCTGATCGGCGAGGTGCTCCTCGCGAACCCGAACCCACGCTTCGTGCCGGCGCAGGAGCGCTTCGAGACGACGTGGGCCGTGGGCGCGCAGGTGAGCTGGCAGCTCGCGGACGCGCTCTCCGCCGATCCCTCGCGGCGCGCGCTCGAGTCGCGCATCGCCGCGGCGCGCGCGTCGCGAGAGTCGGTCGAAGAAGGCGTGCGCGCCGAGATCGTCGACGCGGATCGCCAGCGTCGCGACGCGGTGAGCGCGATGACGTCGCGCCATGCCCAGGTGGACGCCGCCGAGCGCGCGCTGCGCCAGGCATCCGAGGTGTTCCGCGCGGGGCGCGGCACCGGACTCCCGGTGATCGACGCGCAGACGCTGCTGGTGCGCGCGCGCCTCGACCTCTTGAACGCCCGGATCGATCTCGCGGTGGCCGACGCACGCTGGCGCCGCGCGATCGAGGAGGGAGCGCGCGAAGGGCGCGGACGGTAG
- a CDS encoding sensor histidine kinase, with product MDAETLERRYAEARDALLIEFGTRWVERKPLLMSVQRGLVIVIMVLAGYTGPRFFALLGLYALTFAFDLYERHRIRRTECTEHHIAYGTMIAMFLMAVGCAFTGGYASPILPALLAPAVIPAAAFGRRPPTWILLGELVVLLLVLLGLPEWVTGPIMPKPWVSIGIGTSIVFAVWVSVVNLVTLTEVYTRAAVHAAQMREEVLEQHESRARGLETMGAKVAHELKNPLAAIAGLAQLLLQGQHDDKTRERLSVIASEVGRMEKTMREYLAFSRPLDEVRPMDVELATLADDVLVLLEGRARARSVTLERTGERLRARVDPARLKEALINLVDNAIEASSAGGRVTIELARVPGSTHVRVRDRGEGIAPEVLARVGTPYFTTRSEGTGLGVVIARAAIEQHGGTLALHSQRGEGTLAEIVLPDAAAPARAA from the coding sequence ATGGACGCGGAGACCCTCGAACGCCGTTATGCCGAGGCGCGCGACGCGCTGCTCATCGAGTTCGGAACGCGATGGGTCGAGCGCAAGCCGCTCCTGATGTCGGTCCAGCGCGGGCTGGTGATCGTCATCATGGTGCTCGCGGGGTACACCGGGCCGCGCTTCTTCGCGCTGCTCGGGCTCTACGCGCTGACGTTCGCGTTCGATCTCTACGAGCGACATCGCATCCGCCGCACCGAGTGCACCGAGCACCACATCGCGTACGGCACCATGATCGCGATGTTCCTGATGGCGGTGGGCTGTGCGTTCACCGGCGGCTACGCGAGCCCGATCCTGCCCGCGCTGCTCGCGCCCGCGGTGATCCCCGCGGCGGCGTTCGGCCGTCGCCCGCCGACGTGGATCCTGCTCGGCGAGCTCGTGGTGCTGCTGCTCGTGCTGCTCGGCCTGCCCGAGTGGGTGACCGGACCGATCATGCCGAAGCCGTGGGTCTCGATCGGCATCGGCACGTCGATCGTGTTCGCGGTCTGGGTGAGCGTGGTGAACCTCGTGACGCTGACCGAGGTCTACACGCGTGCGGCGGTGCACGCGGCGCAGATGCGCGAGGAGGTGCTCGAGCAGCACGAGTCGCGCGCGCGCGGCCTCGAGACGATGGGCGCGAAGGTCGCGCACGAGCTCAAGAACCCGCTCGCCGCGATCGCCGGCCTCGCGCAGCTGCTGCTGCAGGGCCAGCACGACGACAAGACGCGCGAGCGCCTCTCGGTGATCGCGAGCGAGGTCGGTCGCATGGAGAAGACGATGCGCGAGTACCTCGCGTTCTCGCGACCGCTCGACGAGGTGCGCCCGATGGACGTCGAGCTCGCGACGCTCGCCGACGACGTGCTGGTGCTGCTCGAAGGACGTGCGCGCGCGCGCTCGGTGACGCTCGAGCGGACCGGCGAGCGTCTCCGCGCGAGGGTCGATCCCGCGCGCCTGAAGGAGGCGCTGATCAACCTCGTCGACAACGCGATCGAGGCGTCGTCGGCGGGCGGGCGCGTGACGATCGAGCTCGCGCGCGTTCCCGGCTCGACGCACGTGCGGGTGCGCGATCGCGGCGAAGGGATCGCGCCCGAGGTGCTCGCGCGCGTGGGCACGCCGTACTTCACGACGCGCAGCGAGGGCACCGGGCTCGGCGTGGTGATCGCGCGTGCCGCGATCGAGCAGCACGGAGGGACGCTCGCGCTGCACAGCCAGCGCGGCGAGGGCACGCTCGCCGAGATCGTGCTGCCCGACGCCGCTGCGCCCGCGAGGGCCGCATGA
- a CDS encoding sigma-54-dependent transcriptional regulator: MSRARILLVDDEPGVLYMLREVLSERGHDVVAVSSGAAALGHIDAASLVVSDLAMPGIDGLELLAHVHERRPELPFVLITAHGNERVAVSAMKAGAHDYLTKPVDIDELRLVVDRALERSQLRTEVRLMKAERALGRRLIAESAVMRRLLESIERIADKDLTVLVRGETGSGKELVASLVHAQSRRESGPLVRFNCAALPAELAEAELFGHARGAFTGAVATRRGFFAEADRGTLVLDEIGELPMTLQPKLLRALQDGEIQPIGGRIERVDVRVVASTHRDLAAEVKAGRFREDLYYRLAVVELVVPPLRERRDEIPALARGFAERYGERFGMPDVSLSPELLDALCRAEWPGNVRQLENTIARMVALSGPRVGLDAFLSPSAPAPEPDAEPPAEGESDAAPLPLRAQVEAFERGLVVRALADCKGNQSHAARRLGIGRATLIDKMKRYGIK, encoded by the coding sequence ATGAGCCGCGCGCGGATCCTGCTCGTCGACGACGAGCCGGGCGTCCTCTACATGCTGCGCGAGGTGCTCTCGGAGCGCGGCCACGACGTGGTCGCGGTGTCGTCGGGCGCCGCCGCGCTGGGGCACATCGATGCTGCGTCGCTGGTCGTCAGCGATCTCGCGATGCCGGGGATCGATGGTCTCGAGCTGCTCGCGCACGTGCACGAGCGGAGGCCCGAGCTGCCCTTCGTGCTGATCACCGCGCACGGCAACGAGCGCGTCGCGGTCAGCGCGATGAAGGCGGGCGCGCACGACTACCTCACGAAGCCGGTCGACATCGACGAGCTGCGGCTCGTGGTGGATCGCGCGCTCGAGCGCTCGCAGCTGCGCACCGAGGTGCGGCTGATGAAGGCCGAGCGCGCGCTCGGTCGCCGATTGATCGCGGAGAGCGCGGTGATGCGGCGCCTGCTCGAGTCGATCGAGCGCATCGCCGACAAGGACCTCACGGTGCTGGTGCGCGGCGAGACCGGCAGCGGCAAGGAGCTCGTCGCGTCGCTGGTGCACGCGCAGAGCCGCCGCGAGAGCGGACCGCTGGTGCGCTTCAACTGCGCGGCGCTGCCGGCCGAGCTCGCGGAGGCGGAGCTCTTCGGGCACGCCCGCGGCGCGTTCACCGGCGCGGTCGCGACGCGCCGCGGGTTCTTCGCGGAGGCGGATCGCGGGACGCTCGTGCTCGACGAGATCGGCGAGCTCCCGATGACGCTCCAGCCGAAGCTGCTGCGCGCCCTGCAGGACGGCGAGATCCAGCCGATCGGTGGGCGCATCGAGAGGGTCGACGTGCGTGTGGTCGCGAGCACGCATCGCGATCTCGCGGCCGAGGTGAAGGCGGGACGGTTCCGCGAGGATCTCTACTACCGGCTCGCGGTGGTGGAGCTCGTGGTGCCTCCGCTGCGCGAGCGCCGCGACGAGATCCCTGCGCTCGCGCGCGGCTTCGCCGAGCGATACGGCGAGCGCTTCGGGATGCCCGACGTCTCGCTGTCCCCGGAGCTGCTCGACGCGCTCTGCCGCGCGGAGTGGCCGGGCAACGTGCGCCAGCTCGAGAACACCATCGCGCGCATGGTCGCGCTCTCGGGCCCGCGGGTCGGGCTCGACGCGTTCTTGTCGCCGAGCGCGCCGGCGCCCGAGCCCGACGCCGAGCCGCCCGCCGAGGGAGAGAGCGACGCCGCGCCGCTGCCGCTGCGCGCGCAGGTCGAGGCGTTCGAGCGTGGATTGGTGGTGCGAGCGCTCGCCGACTGCAAAGGCAATCAGTCGCACGCCGCGCGCCGATTGGGCATCGGTCGCGCGACGTTGATCGACAAGATGAAGCGCTACGGGATCAAGTGA
- a CDS encoding metallophosphoesterase family protein — protein MRLALHFTLSLSSLALVACGSSDASPTPDAATPATDAGPQRPPDPLRMRVELPPLDCSRDNCFQVVLLSDPHVIDEWYTGPENGELDTTSILAANERLVGARDRIHALDMPIAHAFVLGDVIHEYNSLDPMFYYEPSNLTAHDIVASVLETFEMPVHLALGNHDYFVPEMPREFVHELFRDKLGLERSYYSVDHRGFRFIVLDSQLGDTWDAASARYDTTYGSFGEAQLRWLDEQLAEGLPSFVMFHHHPLVLAEDELEDADFADIHAVLGRHGNVLVALSGHLHRWFNHQRRYGSWHVTLGSTRYDEDSFWVIRCDTESGEFDLLNPDTAVWGSVDSFPYPR, from the coding sequence ATGCGCCTCGCGCTTCACTTCACCCTTTCGCTCTCTTCCCTCGCGCTCGTGGCCTGCGGCTCCTCGGACGCGTCCCCCACGCCCGACGCCGCGACACCCGCCACCGACGCGGGCCCGCAGCGCCCGCCGGATCCGCTGCGCATGCGCGTCGAGCTCCCGCCGCTCGACTGCTCGCGCGACAACTGTTTCCAGGTCGTCCTGCTCTCCGATCCTCACGTGATCGACGAGTGGTACACCGGCCCGGAGAACGGCGAGCTCGACACCACGTCGATCCTCGCCGCGAACGAGCGCCTCGTCGGCGCGCGGGATCGCATCCACGCGCTCGACATGCCGATCGCGCATGCGTTCGTCCTGGGCGACGTGATCCACGAGTACAACTCGCTCGATCCGATGTTCTATTACGAGCCCTCGAACCTCACGGCGCACGACATCGTCGCGAGCGTGCTCGAGACGTTCGAGATGCCGGTGCACCTCGCGCTCGGCAATCACGACTATTTCGTCCCGGAGATGCCGCGCGAATTCGTGCACGAGCTCTTCCGCGACAAGCTCGGGCTCGAGCGCTCGTATTACTCGGTCGATCACCGAGGATTCCGATTCATCGTGCTCGACAGTCAGCTCGGCGACACCTGGGACGCGGCGAGCGCGCGATACGACACGACCTACGGGAGCTTCGGCGAGGCCCAGCTGCGCTGGCTCGACGAGCAGCTCGCTGAGGGACTGCCGAGCTTCGTGATGTTCCACCACCACCCGCTCGTCCTCGCGGAGGACGAGCTCGAGGATGCCGATTTCGCCGACATCCACGCGGTGCTCGGGCGCCACGGGAACGTGCTCGTCGCGCTCTCGGGCCACCTGCATCGATGGTTCAACCACCAGCGCCGATATGGCAGCTGGCACGTGACGCTCGGCTCGACGCGCTACGACGAGGACTCGTTCTGGGTCATCCGCTGCGACACGGAGTCGGGCGAATTCGATCTGCTCAACCCGGACACGGCGGTGTGGGGAAGCGTCGATTCGTTCCCCTACCCGCGTTAG